Within Roseibium sp. HPY-6, the genomic segment GTGTGGATCTCCAGAACGTCGTCAATTCGCGCCGGTTTTTGAAAATCCAGGGTCATGCCGCGAACTGCGAACGCCAGAGCCCGGCCATGCTTGCCTGCCGCCAGTTCACTGTGATGAATGCCGATGAGACGAAGAAAATCGGACCTTGCCCGTTCAAAAAAACGGACATAGGCACCGTGATATACGATGCCGGTGAAATCGGTATCTTCGTAATACACCCTCAGTGGGAGCACATGACCGCCCTTTTCAAGGCGGCCGGACAAGTCCGGCCAATCCGTCACGGAGCCATCCTTTTGTTCGAACACTCAAAGGCCGTCCGGTCAGTCGACCGGACGGCCTCTTGATTACCTAGGATCCGGCTTAGGCTGCCGCAACCTCTGACAGGAATTTCTCCACGGACGCTCGCAGATGTTCAGCCTGTTGCTTCATCTCGATCGTCGCCGTCAGCATGTCGCCCACAGCGGCAGAGTTTTCCGCAACGCCTTCGTTGAGGGAAACAACCGTAGAGGCCACACTGCGTGTCCCGTCAGCCGCTTCGGCAACGTTCCTTGAGATCTCGCTTGTGGCAGATCCCTGCTGCTGCACCGCGTCCGAGATGGTCATCGTGTAGGAATTGACTTCCTCTACCGATTCCGAGACGCGCGCAATTTCTTCAACCGCATCGGACGTCGACGCTTGAATTGCCGAGATCTGAGCGGAAATTTCCTCCGTCGCCTTGGCTGTCTGACCGGCCAGCGACTTCACTTCGGACGCGACAACGGCAAAGCCCTTGCCGGCATCTCCGGCGCGCGCCGCTTCGATCGTTGCGTTAAGTGCCAGGAGATTGGTCTGCTCCGCAATTTCGGAAATCAGCGAGAGAACATCACCAATCTTGTTGGCAGCCTCTGCGAGCCCGGAGATCTTGGAGTTGGAGCTCTGCGCAGCCGCCGTGGTCTGCTCCACAATCGACGCGGTTGTCTCTACCTGCCGGGAAATCTCCGAAATCGAAGCATTCAACTCTTCAGTTGCAGACGCAACGGCCTGAACATTCGAGGAGGCGTTTTCAGAAGTGGAAACAGCCGTTTGCCCCTGTTCGGAAGCAGACGCGGAGCGCTCGTTCAGCGCGGAGGAAACGCCTTCGACGCGTGCAATATTGGTCTCGACAAGTTCCAGAACCGACTGGGATTCGGCCCGGAAGTCGGCGATGAGAGAATCGATCAGTTTCTCTCGTTTCTCACGAGCAATGTGACCGACCTTGCGTTCAGCCGCCAACCGTTCCCGCTCAACGGAATTGTCCTTGAAGACTTCGATGCATCGCGCCATTCGACCAATTTCATCCTGCCGGTCGGTGGCGTCCACGGCAACTTCCAAGTCGCCGTCGGCAATTCTGCTCGCCGCGACCGCCAAATGTTCCATTGGCGCAAACATGCGCCGCGTGACCCACCAGATCAGACCGACGATCGGCACGAGACACAGGAAACCGGAAATGACGGCGCCATAGGTAATACGATCTGCGGCTGCCGACAATTCCGTCTGCATGACAGCTTGGACAACGCCGTAAGGAGTGGTTTCAAACGTGTTGTCGGCTTCGGCAAATCTGTAATCACTGTCATCGAGCCTGATCAGCCGGTCTCCCACAGCAATATTTGCGAGATCGTGAGCGGCTGAAGCGCTGCCGGAATCATCGAGCTTGACGATTTTGCCCAGAGCATCGACCAGGAAGATCTGCTCACTGTCGCCAATGCCGGTCGGTTCGTTCAGCAGTGTGGCCAGCCGCTTCATATCGGCGCTGAACGCGACGGCGCCGAAAAAGCGATCCAGATAATAGACAGGCGCTGCGAGCACGAGAGAAACCGTTCCGTCCTCTCCTGCTACAAATCCCGATGCGTATATCTGTCCGGCCGCAAGCGTTTCCGCTTTGGCAGCGTCATAGAGTTTGCCCATCGCGATTTGAACGGGATTGCCCTTGATGGCCTCGTCGTCGACGTGAAATGCAAACTCGGGGCCCTTCTTGTACGAATAGGTGATGAAGCCATCCGGATTTGCCAGGGCCGCATCGGAAAAGAGACCCTGCGCGATGACATCCTGATAGATCGGATGCACAACCTTGTGGTTGTTCACGTAGTAATTTGATTCCGGCGGTTCCAGAAGAAGATGACGCTCGTGCGGTGAATGCGGGTTGTCGGTCACGAAGATTTTCCGAAGGGTTTCATTCTGTCCCTCCTTCAAGTTCTTCCAGCCGACCATCGTCTTCATGAGGCTGTCTTTAGCGCCCTCAAGTGTTACGAAAAACTTCGCACTGTTGGTCACCTGGTCCAGTGCAAGCTCAAGCACTTTTTGCTTGGCCTTGGTTGCACTTTGCAGGCTGTTGTCGGCCTGGCCGTTGGCAACGTCCCTGGATAGGGTGGATGTAACTGTAACAATCGCAACGCACATTGTGAGTGCGCCCGCCAAGAACATAAGAGCCAGTTTTGATGAAAGCCGCTTACGCATAGTGTCCCCCGCATAGTTGGGGGGACAATAGGCAGGGATTCGCCAATAAATACTTAACCACAACCGCCCGTTCATCGATAAAAATACGGATGACGCAGAATCAGATTATGGAAGATTTTCAGTCCGGATCGGCAAAGAGACCCATCTGGGAGATCTCGGACCGCTCCGGTGCCGCAAGCCCGAGATGGGCAAACGCTGTTGGCGTCAGAAGCCGGCCACGAGGCGTGCGTTGCAGAAACCCGTTCTGAATCAGGTAGGGCTCCACAATTTCCTCGATCGCATCTCTCGGCTCGGAGAGTGCGGCTGCGATGGTTTCGATCCCGACCGGTCCACCGCCGAAGTTAACAGCGATTTGCCTGAGATATCTTCGATCGAGTCCATCGAGGCCGGCGCCGTCCACCTCCAGCTGCAGGAGCGCTTTGTCCGCAAGCGCTCTGTCGACCTTTTCGATGCCCTCAAAAACCGCAAAGTCGCGGACGCGGCGCAAAAGCCGCCCGGCAATGCGAGGCGTCCCGCGTGAGCGCTTGGCGATTTCGTGCGCACCGTCTTCCGCAATGCCTATTCCGAGAATGGCAGCGCCCCGCTTTACGATGTGCTCAAGCTCGTCGACCGTGTAGAACTGCAGCCGAACGGGAATGCCGAACCGGTCCCTCAGGGGCGTCGTCAGAAGCCCGAGACGGGTGGTGGCGGCAACCAGCGTAAATTTCGCAAGATCGATCTTGACCGAACGCGCTGCCGGGCCCTCGCCGATGATCAGGTCGAGCTGGTAGTCTTCCATCGCCGGGTAAAGCACTTCTTCAACCGCCGGATTGAGCCGGTGAATCTCATCGATAAACAGAACGTCACGCTCTTCCAGATTGGTCAGAAGCGCCGCCAGGTCGCCTGCCTTGGCAATGACCGGTCCTGAAGTTGCGCGAAAATTCACGCCGAGTTCCCGGGCCATGATCTGAGCCAGTGTCGTTTTGCCGAGACCGGGCGGGCCGACGAACAGAACGTGGTCAAGCGCTTCACCGCGCGCCTTGGCTGCCCCGATGAAGACTTTCAGGTTGGCACGTGCCTGCGCCTGGCCGACAAAATCATCCAGCGCCTGCGGGCGCATGGTGCTGTCGATTTCGTCACCGCGAATTTCCGGCGCGACGATACGGGTGTCATCCGACATGGCTTACCACCACAAACAGGAGCACAATGAGAAGCAGGGACCATGCGACCCTGAGTGCGTAGAACTTGCGGAACTGGCTTCTAACGAATGGATCATCCGTCTCGATGCGGCGTCCTTTAATGGCAAACTGGCGGTCGCCCACCGACTGTGAAAACCGATGATCAAGATACATGATCCCGCCAATTCCAAGGGTCACGAACACAATCGCGATAACCGTGTATGTAAACGCGATCATCCCGCCAATTCCTTCAAGCCCAATCGGATCAGCGTCTCGGTAGAGGCATCCTCGCCAGCGGTCTGAACTGCCTTGGCCACAGCCGCGCTTGCCTGCGCCTGGGCATACCCAAGGTTCGCAAGTGCCGACACGGCTTCAGCGACAGGCCGGGCTGCGACGTTTTCCGCAACGCTCTGTGAAACAGCAATCGTACCCGGATCGACACTTGCCAGAGCCGGCGCCTTGTCCTTGAGTTCGCTCAGAATACGTTCAGCGACGCGCTTGCCGACACCCGGAGCGCGCGAGATCGTGGCCTTGTCCCCCAACGCAATCGCATTGGCGACTTCGCTGGCCTTCAGGATCCCCAGAATGCCGAGCGCAACCTTGGCGCCCACCCCCTGGACGGTCATCAGGATGCGAAACCACTCCCGCTCCGCTTCCTGGCCAAATCCAAAGAGCCGGATCATGTCTTCCCGCACAATCGTCTCGATAAAAAGGACCGCCGCCTCGCCAGGACGCGGAAGTCCTTGAAGAATGCGGGAAGGACAATGCACCTGATAGCCGACCCCGTGGACGTCAAGGATCACGTGGTCTTCGCCGAAACTGTCGATCGTACCCTTGAGTTTCCCGATCATGCCGCCCCCAGAGCCGCCAGACGCGCAGCACCACTTGCGCGGTGCTGCGCGTGGCAGATGGCAATTGCCAGAGCGTCCGCGGCATCGTCCGAGTTAAATGTCGCCCGCGGCATCAGAACCTTGACCATGGCCCTTATCTGTTCCTTTTCCGCATGACCGGTGCCGACTACCGTTTTCTTCACCAGATTGGGCGCATATTCGGCGACGGGCAGTCCGGCGAGCGAAGGAACCAGCAACGCGATCCCGCGCGCCTGACCGAGTTTCAGCGTCGCGCCGGCGTCCTTGTTCACGAATGTATGCTCAACGGCTGCTTCGACAGGACTGTACGAGCGGACAATCTCGTGCAGACCATCATGGAGCTGCACGAGACGCTCCGCCAGGCTCTTCTTGTTGTCGGATGTCACCGTGCCGGACGCAATGAAAGACAGCCGGTTGCCGGCCGCTTCGATCATGCCCCAGCCGGTGCGCCGCAGACCCGGGTCAATGCCGAGCAATCGAATCGCGTGTGTCATGGAACAAATCGGTAACAAAACTTGCCCGTTGACGCCAGACAAAGCACGGCTTACCACCTCAAAGTCTGTCCAAAACCGGACTGAAACGCCTTTTGAGACCGGTGTGCGCTGCAAGTTCGTCGCATCCGCTTGCAAACCGGGACGTCTTGCGGAGGTTCGGATTGCGCCGCCGGAATACCGCCACCTGCTTGTGAACCTGCATGCCTGGAATGTTCGACGCCTTTTCACCGCACTTGCTGCTTTTGCTCGCGATCGTGCTCTTGATAGCAGGCTGCGTAAGGGGGTTTGCAGGATTCGGCGCGGGCATGATTTTCATTCCCGTTGCCACTGCATTCATTATGCCCGCCACGGCCGCGGCCACGTTCCTCTTCATCGACAGTATTGTGACCCTCCCTCTTCTCGTGAGTGCCGTTCGCAGGTGCGATTGGTCGACCGTGATACCAGCCGTCCTGGGGTCGGTGATATTCGTTCACCTGGGGGCTTGGTTGCTCGGCAATACCGACATTCTGCTCTTGCGTTGGGTGATTTTTGCGATTGTCACGGGCCTCCTGATCCTGCTGATATCCGGATGGCGCTACCAAAAGCCAGCGGCGGCACCCGTGTCTTTCGCAACGGGTGGCGTTTCGGGAGTTCTGGGCGGAATCTCGCAGGTTTCGGCGCCACCGGTCGTTGCAATGTGGCTGTCCAGTTCCAACGACCCTGAGGTTGTTCGCTCGAACCTGATTGTCTTTTTCGCCCTGGCGAGCCTCGGAACCTTTGTCGCCTATACGCTCAACGGTTTTTTCACGCGGGAGGTTTTCAGCCTGCTTGTCATGGCTGTTCCGGTGTACGGCCTCGCGATATTTGTAGGGGCACGCGGCTTCAAATCAGCTAACCCGCACGTTTACCGAAAGATCGCCTACGTGCTGATCGCGATTGCTGCGCTCACCAGCATGCCCGCACTTGATCCACTATTCCGTTGATTGCACCGGTTCGGGAAGTTTTTCGCGCCATTTGGCACATTTTTCAGCCATAAGCCGGCTCAAATGCGCCTCGAAGTCTTCCTGTGTGTCACTCACCTGTGCAAGCAGACTGAGCGCCACGATTGCAGCATCGACGGCTTCTTCGCGAACATCGTCGAGCGTATGATGTTTGTATTCACTCCCTGGTGCATTGGTGGCCGAGAGGATCGCTTGTGCAAGCTCGCCGGCTTCCTCAGACAGCTTGAGCGCCCGTTCCTGAAGGGTCTTAGGGTCGGATTGTGTCAGTTCGTAAATGCCGAACATGATTTCCTCTGCGCGGTTTGCCTGGACAGTAGAATACTGGAACGCCAACTGCGACCGCGACCCAGAAAGAAAAAACCCCGGCCTGGCCGGGGTTTCAAAGGGTGCGCGCGACTGGTCAGGATGCCAGGGCCGCCATGGTCTCTTCGTCGACGTCAAAGTTGGAATAGACATTCTGCACGTCGTCATCATCCTCAAGCATGTCGATCAGCTTCATCAAGGTCTGTGCCTTGTCCGCATCGACCGGCGTCAGGTTCTGAGGCTTCCAGATGATTTTGGTGGAGTCGGCCTCGCCCAATGTCTCTTCCAGAGCCTTGGCAACGTCGTTCAGGTCTTCAAAGGCGGCATAGATTGTATGGCCGCTCTCGTCGGACTGGACGTCTTCCGCCCCCGCTTCAATGGCGGCTTCCAGAACGGCATCGGCTTCGCCGGCTTCCGGTTTGTAGACGATCTCTCCAACCCGGTCGAACATGAAGGACACCGATCCGGTCTCTCCCAGCGAACCGCCGCACTTGGTGAAATAAGAGCGGATATTGGATGCGGAGCGGTTGCGATTGTCCGTCAGCGCCTCGACCACGACGGCAACGCCTGCCGGGCCATAGCCTTCGTACCGGATCTCTTCGTAGTTGTCG encodes:
- the ybgC gene encoding tol-pal system-associated acyl-CoA thioesterase, with amino-acid sequence MTDWPDLSGRLEKGGHVLPLRVYYEDTDFTGIVYHGAYVRFFERARSDFLRLIGIHHSELAAGKHGRALAFAVRGMTLDFQKPARIDDVLEIHTSLSEYMGARIKLDQLAYRGEELLVSAAVTVAVITSEGRPTRLPVNLSEKLAQHAPSELLDE
- a CDS encoding methyl-accepting chemotaxis protein — protein: MRKRLSSKLALMFLAGALTMCVAIVTVTSTLSRDVANGQADNSLQSATKAKQKVLELALDQVTNSAKFFVTLEGAKDSLMKTMVGWKNLKEGQNETLRKIFVTDNPHSPHERHLLLEPPESNYYVNNHKVVHPIYQDVIAQGLFSDAALANPDGFITYSYKKGPEFAFHVDDEAIKGNPVQIAMGKLYDAAKAETLAAGQIYASGFVAGEDGTVSLVLAAPVYYLDRFFGAVAFSADMKRLATLLNEPTGIGDSEQIFLVDALGKIVKLDDSGSASAAHDLANIAVGDRLIRLDDSDYRFAEADNTFETTPYGVVQAVMQTELSAAADRITYGAVISGFLCLVPIVGLIWWVTRRMFAPMEHLAVAASRIADGDLEVAVDATDRQDEIGRMARCIEVFKDNSVERERLAAERKVGHIAREKREKLIDSLIADFRAESQSVLELVETNIARVEGVSSALNERSASASEQGQTAVSTSENASSNVQAVASATEELNASISEISRQVETTASIVEQTTAAAQSSNSKISGLAEAANKIGDVLSLISEIAEQTNLLALNATIEAARAGDAGKGFAVVASEVKSLAGQTAKATEEISAQISAIQASTSDAVEEIARVSESVEEVNSYTMTISDAVQQQGSATSEISRNVAEAADGTRSVASTVVSLNEGVAENSAAVGDMLTATIEMKQQAEHLRASVEKFLSEVAAA
- the ruvB gene encoding Holliday junction branch migration DNA helicase RuvB, yielding MSDDTRIVAPEIRGDEIDSTMRPQALDDFVGQAQARANLKVFIGAAKARGEALDHVLFVGPPGLGKTTLAQIMARELGVNFRATSGPVIAKAGDLAALLTNLEERDVLFIDEIHRLNPAVEEVLYPAMEDYQLDLIIGEGPAARSVKIDLAKFTLVAATTRLGLLTTPLRDRFGIPVRLQFYTVDELEHIVKRGAAILGIGIAEDGAHEIAKRSRGTPRIAGRLLRRVRDFAVFEGIEKVDRALADKALLQLEVDGAGLDGLDRRYLRQIAVNFGGGPVGIETIAAALSEPRDAIEEIVEPYLIQNGFLQRTPRGRLLTPTAFAHLGLAAPERSEISQMGLFADPD
- a CDS encoding endonuclease, which produces MIAFTYTVIAIVFVTLGIGGIMYLDHRFSQSVGDRQFAIKGRRIETDDPFVRSQFRKFYALRVAWSLLLIVLLFVVVSHVG
- the ruvA gene encoding Holliday junction branch migration protein RuvA, with protein sequence MIGKLKGTIDSFGEDHVILDVHGVGYQVHCPSRILQGLPRPGEAAVLFIETIVREDMIRLFGFGQEAEREWFRILMTVQGVGAKVALGILGILKASEVANAIALGDKATISRAPGVGKRVAERILSELKDKAPALASVDPGTIAVSQSVAENVAARPVAEAVSALANLGYAQAQASAAVAKAVQTAGEDASTETLIRLGLKELAG
- the ruvC gene encoding crossover junction endodeoxyribonuclease RuvC, with amino-acid sequence MTHAIRLLGIDPGLRRTGWGMIEAAGNRLSFIASGTVTSDNKKSLAERLVQLHDGLHEIVRSYSPVEAAVEHTFVNKDAGATLKLGQARGIALLVPSLAGLPVAEYAPNLVKKTVVGTGHAEKEQIRAMVKVLMPRATFNSDDAADALAIAICHAQHRASGAARLAALGAA
- a CDS encoding sulfite exporter TauE/SafE family protein; this encodes MPGMFDAFSPHLLLLLAIVLLIAGCVRGFAGFGAGMIFIPVATAFIMPATAAATFLFIDSIVTLPLLVSAVRRCDWSTVIPAVLGSVIFVHLGAWLLGNTDILLLRWVIFAIVTGLLILLISGWRYQKPAAAPVSFATGGVSGVLGGISQVSAPPVVAMWLSSSNDPEVVRSNLIVFFALASLGTFVAYTLNGFFTREVFSLLVMAVPVYGLAIFVGARGFKSANPHVYRKIAYVLIAIAALTSMPALDPLFR
- a CDS encoding MazG-like family protein, giving the protein MFGIYELTQSDPKTLQERALKLSEEAGELAQAILSATNAPGSEYKHHTLDDVREEAVDAAIVALSLLAQVSDTQEDFEAHLSRLMAEKCAKWREKLPEPVQSTE
- a CDS encoding YebC/PmpR family DNA-binding transcriptional regulator; this translates as MAGHSKFKNIMHRKGRQDAARSKMFSKLSKEITVAAKMGDPDPDSNPRLRLAVQNAKAQSMPKDNIQRAINKSQTGDGDNYEEIRYEGYGPAGVAVVVEALTDNRNRSASNIRSYFTKCGGSLGETGSVSFMFDRVGEIVYKPEAGEADAVLEAAIEAGAEDVQSDESGHTIYAAFEDLNDVAKALEETLGEADSTKIIWKPQNLTPVDADKAQTLMKLIDMLEDDDDVQNVYSNFDVDEETMAALAS